A DNA window from bacterium contains the following coding sequences:
- a CDS encoding hydroxymethylglutaryl-CoA lyase produces MREKINIIEVGPRDGLQNVKEHLSVDQKIKLIQKLVSIGFHHIEAGAFVNPAKVPAMQGTDEIAHQLTPLHQKLWYLVPNLHGLKNALAQKITQIAFFTAASETFNQKNIGMGVYKSLDVIAECVEYLRDEGYTIITDFSKTPTHHREIKLRLYISTVIACPYDGPMQAKHTLDIIEKTEGLGFSQYSLGDTIGVGTPKDWKNLLDLFDERHFAKNIFAMHCHDTYATALSNVAYGLTRGIRSFDSSIGGLGGCPYAPGAGGNLATEDLVYFLENEGFDTGINLANLKDVFDISRTGNLCNNSKVFKTFKS; encoded by the coding sequence ATGCGCGAAAAAATCAACATCATCGAAGTAGGCCCTAGAGACGGATTACAAAATGTTAAGGAACATTTATCCGTTGATCAAAAAATAAAACTTATTCAAAAACTGGTAAGCATTGGTTTTCATCATATTGAGGCAGGTGCTTTTGTAAACCCGGCTAAAGTACCTGCCATGCAAGGCACAGACGAAATTGCTCACCAGCTTACCCCGCTCCATCAAAAACTCTGGTATTTAGTTCCTAATTTGCATGGGCTCAAAAACGCACTCGCTCAAAAAATAACTCAAATCGCATTTTTTACAGCTGCTAGCGAAACGTTTAACCAAAAAAATATTGGCATGGGTGTGTATAAAAGTTTGGATGTTATTGCCGAGTGCGTAGAATACTTGCGTGATGAAGGCTATACTATTATTACCGATTTTAGCAAAACTCCCACTCATCACCGCGAAATTAAATTACGTCTTTATATTTCTACCGTTATTGCTTGCCCATACGATGGCCCCATGCAAGCTAAGCACACTTTGGATATTATTGAAAAAACCGAGGGGCTTGGTTTTTCGCAATATTCTCTAGGCGATACTATTGGCGTTGGCACCCCTAAAGACTGGAAAAATCTTTTAGATCTTTTTGACGAACGACATTTTGCAAAAAATATTTTTGCCATGCATTGTCATGATACCTATGCAACAGCCCTTTCTAACGTGGCCTACGGTTTAACAAGAGGGATTCGTTCGTTTGATAGTTCTATCGGCGGCTTAGGCGGCTGCCCCTACGCTCCGGGTGCCGGTGGCAATTTAGCCACGGAAGATCTGGTTTATTTTTTAGAAAACGAAGGTTTTGATACAGGTATTAATCTGGCTAACTTAAAAGATGTTTTTGATATCTCACGCACGGGAAATTTGTGCAACAACTCCAAGGTATTTAAAACATTTAAATCTTAA